The following are encoded together in the Paraburkholderia sp. BL10I2N1 genome:
- a CDS encoding Gfo/Idh/MocA family oxidoreductase: MRKLRIAVIGAGVIGKMHIRNLVKGVEGAELVAVASPSMARHTEWLSGLGVTNQFVDYKDMLARVDVDAVCICSATNTHLDIVRHVASLKKAMFCEKPLDIHFRRSKEIAAIVKDAGVPFQVGFNRRFDAQFNQLHRVVSQGEIGRPQVVKITSREAELPPRGALKSAGNVFIDIHVHDFDMAQYLMGDTIERVYVEGGAIADPSRADEEGFVDTTVITLKFSNGGVGTIDCSLLAVYGHDQLAEVLGSKGLAKINNTAPTTLEISNEQGVTKDKPHFSCLDRYPVSYANELAVFADSVLNGKPVLVGAEDSLRAERLALAADISYREQRPVYVREVN, encoded by the coding sequence ATGCGTAAGCTAAGAATTGCAGTGATTGGAGCGGGTGTCATTGGAAAAATGCACATCCGCAATCTGGTAAAGGGTGTCGAGGGTGCCGAACTGGTTGCCGTTGCCTCCCCGTCGATGGCGAGACACACTGAATGGCTGTCCGGTCTGGGCGTGACGAATCAATTCGTCGACTACAAGGACATGCTGGCCAGGGTAGATGTCGATGCGGTGTGCATTTGCTCTGCCACGAACACTCACCTGGACATTGTCAGGCACGTTGCATCGCTCAAGAAGGCGATGTTCTGTGAAAAGCCACTTGATATCCATTTTCGACGCAGCAAGGAAATTGCCGCGATCGTCAAGGATGCCGGAGTGCCGTTCCAGGTCGGCTTCAACCGCCGTTTCGACGCGCAATTCAACCAGTTGCATCGCGTGGTCAGTCAAGGCGAGATTGGTCGCCCTCAGGTGGTGAAGATTACCTCGCGCGAAGCCGAGTTGCCGCCCCGCGGAGCGCTGAAAAGTGCCGGCAATGTGTTCATCGACATCCATGTTCACGACTTCGACATGGCCCAGTATCTGATGGGCGACACCATCGAACGTGTGTATGTTGAGGGCGGCGCCATTGCCGATCCTTCTCGTGCAGATGAAGAAGGTTTCGTCGATACCACTGTGATTACCCTGAAGTTTTCGAACGGCGGCGTGGGTACGATCGATTGCTCGCTCCTTGCTGTCTATGGCCACGATCAGCTGGCAGAAGTACTCGGTTCGAAGGGACTCGCCAAAATCAATAACACCGCCCCGACGACTTTGGAAATTTCCAACGAACAGGGAGTCACAAAAGACAAACCACATTTCTCATGCCTTGATCGCTACCCAGTCTCATATGCAAATGAACTGGCGGTGTTTGCCGATAGCGTTCTGAACGGCAAGCCTGTTCTGGTAGGTGCTGAGGATTCCTTGCGGGCAGAGCGTCTTGCATTGGCAGCCGATATCTCTTACCGCGAGCAGCGTCCTGTGTATGTCCGGGAAGTCAACTAA
- a CDS encoding sugar ABC transporter substrate-binding protein: MKSAIKNFLLHSALAAVITSAMTISVNAVAADKPVRIAFVTHGQAGDSYWNALKKGLEDAAKETGANVSYQAPETFDPIAMSRMIDAAVASKVDGLVVSVPDANALQKSIKAADAAGIPVIVVDSGEGDVKKVGAKFYVGSAAEYDAGKLAGERFKAAGVKNPICLNHEVGNVAIDDRCRGFKDGMGGNAPVVAMTLDPTDVTSRTGAYLASHPNVDGILATSSSVANVLINDLRQKGTLKKYKFASFDVSPELLDGVAKGDVFFALDAQQYMMGYLPVVMLNKHAHYGLLPMNNIYTGPLFVSNKADAEQILKLSKQGYR, from the coding sequence ATGAAGTCAGCTATCAAGAATTTCCTGTTGCATAGTGCCCTTGCTGCCGTCATTACGTCCGCGATGACGATCTCGGTCAATGCAGTTGCTGCAGACAAGCCGGTGCGCATCGCATTCGTGACTCACGGCCAGGCGGGCGATTCATACTGGAACGCGCTCAAGAAAGGTCTGGAGGATGCGGCGAAGGAGACGGGCGCCAACGTGTCATACCAGGCACCGGAAACGTTCGATCCGATCGCCATGTCACGAATGATCGATGCCGCTGTTGCATCTAAGGTCGATGGTCTTGTGGTATCGGTGCCGGACGCAAACGCGCTGCAAAAGTCGATCAAGGCGGCTGATGCCGCCGGCATTCCGGTGATCGTGGTCGATTCAGGGGAAGGCGACGTGAAGAAGGTCGGTGCCAAATTCTACGTAGGCAGCGCCGCCGAATACGACGCCGGCAAGCTGGCAGGCGAGCGCTTCAAGGCTGCCGGCGTGAAGAACCCGATCTGCCTGAACCACGAAGTGGGTAACGTTGCGATTGACGACCGCTGCCGCGGTTTCAAGGACGGCATGGGAGGCAACGCGCCGGTGGTGGCCATGACCTTGGACCCGACCGACGTGACCTCACGTACGGGTGCCTATCTGGCCAGCCACCCGAACGTCGACGGAATCCTCGCGACCAGCTCCAGTGTGGCGAACGTGCTGATCAACGATCTTCGCCAGAAGGGCACACTGAAGAAGTACAAGTTCGCCAGCTTCGATGTGTCGCCGGAACTGCTGGATGGCGTTGCCAAGGGCGATGTGTTCTTCGCGCTGGATGCCCAGCAATACATGATGGGCTATCTGCCAGTGGTGATGCTGAACAAGCATGCGCACTACGGCCTGCTGCCGATGAACAACATCTATACCGGCCCGCTCTTCGTCAGTAACAAGGCAGATGCCGAGCAGATCCTGAAGCTCAGCAAGCAGGGCTATCGCTGA
- a CDS encoding Gfo/Idh/MocA family oxidoreductase: MRHEMSNTVKVGIVGLGRIGKNHARNLARRVRGGELIAGASPVAAEREWARTELGITKLYETMGDLLADKEVDAVWLATPTSFHADQIVAALEAGKHVFCEKPLALTLEECKRVLNAAEKQPNVTVMVGFMRRYDPAYVEAKRRLDNGDLGKLFRLHCASLDAIDTNGFFVQFAPTSGGLFLDCSIHDIDVALWMTNGAKPVSVSATGIRAMYPDLAACHDVDTATATVLFENDILATFHASRTSHHGDETSLQLVGTQSSVSLGVGGTPTSEVNVQKGNANHCAMVVDFFARFEQAFVVEAQAFIDAVRNGDTMRDRLLEARDATRIGVAMREALEQKKIVTFE, encoded by the coding sequence ATGAGGCATGAAATGAGCAACACAGTAAAGGTTGGCATCGTAGGTCTGGGACGCATCGGAAAGAACCATGCGCGTAATCTGGCACGCCGGGTGCGGGGTGGCGAGCTCATCGCAGGAGCAAGCCCGGTTGCCGCGGAGCGTGAGTGGGCCAGGACCGAGCTTGGCATCACGAAGCTCTACGAAACGATGGGCGACCTTCTGGCTGACAAGGAGGTGGATGCGGTGTGGCTGGCTACGCCGACGTCGTTCCATGCCGACCAGATCGTCGCCGCACTGGAGGCAGGCAAGCACGTTTTCTGCGAAAAGCCGCTGGCGCTGACGCTGGAAGAGTGTAAGCGCGTGCTGAACGCTGCGGAAAAGCAGCCCAACGTGACGGTGATGGTCGGCTTCATGCGCCGCTACGATCCGGCCTACGTCGAGGCAAAGCGCCGGCTGGACAATGGAGATCTTGGCAAGCTGTTCCGCTTGCATTGCGCCTCGCTGGACGCGATCGACACGAATGGATTCTTCGTGCAGTTTGCACCGACCTCAGGTGGATTGTTCCTGGATTGCAGCATTCACGACATCGATGTCGCCTTGTGGATGACCAACGGTGCAAAGCCGGTCTCTGTTTCGGCGACGGGCATCCGCGCCATGTACCCGGACCTGGCGGCGTGCCATGACGTGGATACCGCGACAGCCACGGTTCTGTTCGAAAACGACATTCTTGCGACCTTCCACGCATCGCGCACTTCGCACCATGGCGACGAGACGTCCCTGCAACTTGTGGGTACCCAAAGTTCCGTGAGTCTCGGCGTGGGTGGCACCCCGACCTCGGAGGTCAATGTGCAAAAGGGCAACGCAAACCATTGCGCCATGGTGGTGGACTTTTTCGCCCGTTTCGAACAGGCCTTTGTGGTGGAAGCACAAGCCTTTATCGATGCCGTCAGAAATGGCGACACCATGCGTGACCGCTTGCTGGAGGCGCGCGACGCCACCCGGATTGGCGTGGCCATGCGCGAGGCGTTGGAGCAGAAAAAAATTGTCACATTCGAGTAG
- a CDS encoding ABC transporter permease: protein MSETSTQRAKGIQIAKKGAGSDSRRMAKQSWFARVMHRPESGAVSGLVFVYAFFILFASGSGMFSADGMMNIFKVAAELGILAVSVSLLMIAGEFDLSIGSMVALSGLIIGVGVTKLGLSLPVAVLIAFVFSLMIGAFNGYLVVRTRLPSFIVSLATMFILRGVAVAATRLLTGKTQISYVVNELNQDSWAVSLFSGHLFTGLFQFLAAHGVIATRPDGLPLVPGIPVSVVWWLVISALATWVLLRTRLGNWIFATGGDSNAARNMGVPVNKVKILLFMFSALSAMLFATVQVLESGSADTLRGVQKEFEAIIAAVIGGCLLTGGYGSAIGSMFGALIFGTVQIGMFYTGIDTDWFKVFLGLMVLLAVLFNDYVRRMATSSR from the coding sequence ATGAGCGAGACAAGTACTCAGCGCGCAAAAGGCATACAGATTGCGAAGAAGGGTGCGGGTAGCGATTCGAGGCGAATGGCCAAACAGTCCTGGTTTGCACGTGTCATGCATCGGCCTGAATCCGGGGCTGTATCTGGACTGGTTTTTGTTTACGCGTTCTTTATTCTCTTTGCCAGCGGTAGTGGCATGTTCAGTGCCGACGGCATGATGAACATTTTCAAGGTTGCCGCAGAACTGGGAATTCTGGCCGTTTCTGTTTCATTGTTGATGATTGCCGGTGAATTCGACCTGTCGATTGGCTCGATGGTGGCACTCTCGGGGCTGATCATCGGGGTTGGGGTGACCAAACTGGGTCTTTCATTGCCTGTTGCAGTACTGATTGCATTTGTCTTCAGTCTGATGATCGGGGCGTTCAACGGCTATCTTGTGGTTCGCACCAGGTTGCCGTCCTTTATCGTTTCACTGGCGACGATGTTCATTCTACGGGGCGTGGCGGTCGCGGCAACGCGCCTGCTGACCGGCAAGACTCAAATCTCATATGTCGTCAACGAGCTAAATCAGGATTCGTGGGCGGTCTCACTCTTCTCCGGTCACCTCTTCACCGGACTGTTCCAGTTCCTGGCGGCGCATGGGGTGATTGCAACGCGCCCAGACGGCTTGCCGCTCGTGCCGGGGATCCCTGTCTCCGTCGTGTGGTGGCTGGTCATTTCCGCGCTGGCTACCTGGGTGTTGCTTCGTACCCGTCTGGGGAACTGGATCTTTGCCACCGGCGGTGATTCCAATGCGGCGCGCAACATGGGGGTGCCGGTCAACAAGGTAAAGATCCTGCTCTTCATGTTCTCAGCCCTGAGCGCCATGCTGTTCGCCACCGTTCAGGTTCTGGAGTCGGGGTCTGCGGATACGCTGCGTGGTGTTCAGAAAGAGTTCGAAGCAATCATTGCCGCAGTGATTGGCGGCTGTCTGCTGACCGGCGGTTATGGTTCTGCAATTGGATCGATGTTCGGTGCCCTGATTTTCGGCACTGTTCAAATCGGCATGTTCTACACCGGGATCGATACGGACTGGTTCAAGGTTTTCCTCGGACTGATGGTTCTGCTGGCCGTGTTGTTCAACGATTATGTTCGCAGAATGGCGACGAGCAGCCGTTAA
- a CDS encoding ATP-binding cassette domain-containing protein, translated as MNPVIELAKVKKMFGSVIALDGVSFDVLPGEVHCLLGDNGAGKSTLIKVLSGVHQPTQGAIRINGQDILFQSPRDAYQAGVATVFQDLAMLPLMSIARNFFLGREPTKGKGLLRRFDARFADEVTRQEMVQIGIDIRDPGQAVGTLSGGERQGLAIARATYFGARVLILDEPTSALGVHQASMVLKYIDKARDDGIGVVFITHNINHAYPIGDRFTLLNRGTSHGTFRKSDITRDEILRVMAGGEEMHTLREKPPGVEV; from the coding sequence ATGAATCCAGTGATTGAGCTTGCCAAAGTCAAGAAGATGTTCGGCTCCGTAATTGCGCTTGACGGCGTATCTTTTGATGTCCTTCCGGGTGAGGTCCACTGTCTTCTTGGGGATAACGGCGCAGGGAAGTCCACACTGATCAAGGTGCTGTCCGGTGTGCACCAGCCAACCCAGGGGGCGATCCGCATTAACGGTCAAGACATCCTGTTCCAGAGTCCTCGCGATGCTTATCAAGCCGGTGTCGCGACCGTGTTTCAGGACCTCGCAATGCTGCCGTTGATGAGCATTGCGCGGAATTTCTTCCTCGGTCGTGAGCCAACAAAGGGTAAAGGCCTGCTGCGTCGCTTCGACGCCAGGTTCGCCGACGAAGTGACCCGTCAGGAAATGGTCCAGATTGGCATCGATATCCGCGATCCAGGGCAGGCGGTCGGCACGCTGTCGGGCGGCGAACGTCAAGGCCTCGCGATTGCGCGCGCGACCTATTTTGGCGCCAGGGTCCTGATTCTGGACGAGCCGACTTCGGCCCTTGGGGTACACCAGGCCAGCATGGTCCTGAAATATATCGACAAGGCCCGCGATGACGGAATTGGTGTGGTGTTCATCACCCACAACATCAACCATGCGTACCCGATCGGAGATCGGTTCACCCTGCTCAACCGCGGCACCAGTCACGGGACGTTCAGAAAGTCCGACATTACGCGCGATGAAATTCTGCGCGTGATGGCAGGTGGTGAAGAGATGCACACGCTGAGGGAAAAGCCGCCTGGCGTTGAAGTCTGA
- the iolC gene encoding 5-dehydro-2-deoxygluconokinase, with protein sequence MKNSTSFANHRRLDLICLGRLLVDLYANDIGARLEDVTHFSKYLGGSSGNVAFGTARLGMKSAMLSRVGDEQMGRFLLETLEREGCDVSQVKLDPDHLTALVLLGIKDRQSFPLLFYRDHCADMALSVDDIDESFIASSKALAITGTHLSRPGVHAAARRALEYARRNNVRTVLDIDYRPVLWGLASKGDGETRFVAHSSVTQHLRAILPEFDLIVGTEEEFRIAGGSDDLMDCLRSVREISDATLVVKLGPLGCVVIDGAILAKIEDAGLHCGVQVEVLNVLGAGDAFLSGFLSGWLRGEDYAACCRYANACGALVVSRHGCAPAMPTPAELAYFLDVQPSRPAEDARLNHLHRVTVARKQRDELLVFAFDHRSQLADVAQQTGQSESRIGQLKQLLVETVAEVEQEHGLTGKVGILADDRYGQDALNAATGRGWWIGRPVELPMSNPLEFEWGRSIGSHLASWPKEHVVKCLVQYHPDDTIDNRLEQEAQLLALYQAVQVSGHELLLEVIPPGNLPQMSDTVLRALTRLYDLGICPDWWKLEQPAAQAWPAIDALISGRDPYCRGVVLLGLNVPVDRLREGFRAARASTTCRGFAVGRTIFYEASRKWFAGELDDAGLKRETAAIFVTLVDAWREETGRRA encoded by the coding sequence ATGAAAAATTCGACTAGTTTTGCAAATCATCGCCGGTTGGACCTGATTTGTCTTGGGCGGCTGCTGGTGGATCTTTACGCCAACGATATTGGTGCCCGGCTCGAGGATGTGACACACTTTTCCAAGTACCTGGGCGGTTCATCCGGCAATGTAGCGTTCGGCACGGCCCGGCTCGGTATGAAGTCGGCGATGCTGTCGCGTGTCGGCGATGAGCAGATGGGACGTTTCCTGCTGGAGACGCTCGAACGGGAGGGCTGCGACGTCAGCCAGGTGAAGCTTGACCCGGATCACCTGACCGCCCTGGTGCTGCTCGGCATCAAGGACCGCCAGAGCTTCCCGCTGCTGTTCTACCGCGACCACTGTGCCGACATGGCCTTGTCGGTAGATGACATTGACGAGTCGTTCATCGCCTCCAGCAAGGCGCTGGCCATTACAGGCACTCATCTGTCGCGCCCCGGTGTACATGCCGCTGCCAGACGTGCACTCGAATACGCTCGCCGCAACAATGTGCGTACCGTGCTCGACATTGACTACCGGCCGGTTCTGTGGGGACTCGCCAGCAAGGGGGATGGCGAGACCCGCTTCGTCGCTCACAGCAGCGTCACCCAACACCTGCGGGCAATATTGCCCGAGTTCGACCTGATCGTAGGTACCGAGGAGGAATTCCGCATCGCAGGTGGCAGCGACGACCTGATGGACTGCCTCCGGAGTGTGCGCGAGATTTCGGACGCTACCCTGGTGGTAAAGCTCGGTCCTCTCGGCTGCGTGGTGATCGATGGCGCCATTCTGGCGAAGATCGAGGACGCCGGCCTGCACTGTGGCGTGCAAGTGGAAGTACTCAATGTGCTTGGCGCCGGCGATGCCTTCCTTTCCGGGTTCCTCTCCGGCTGGCTGCGCGGTGAGGACTACGCTGCCTGCTGCCGCTACGCCAACGCCTGCGGTGCCCTGGTGGTGAGCCGTCACGGCTGCGCTCCCGCGATGCCGACGCCCGCGGAGCTGGCGTACTTCCTGGATGTCCAGCCATCGCGTCCCGCGGAAGATGCACGGCTGAATCACTTGCACCGGGTCACGGTGGCCCGCAAGCAGCGCGACGAATTGCTCGTGTTTGCCTTCGATCACCGCAGTCAGCTGGCTGATGTCGCGCAACAGACTGGACAATCCGAATCGCGGATCGGCCAGCTCAAGCAACTGCTGGTGGAGACGGTTGCCGAGGTTGAACAGGAGCATGGCCTCACCGGTAAAGTCGGCATCCTCGCCGACGACCGCTACGGTCAGGACGCCCTCAACGCCGCGACTGGCCGCGGCTGGTGGATCGGCCGCCCGGTCGAACTGCCAATGTCGAATCCGCTTGAATTCGAATGGGGACGCTCGATTGGCTCGCACCTCGCCAGTTGGCCCAAGGAACACGTAGTCAAGTGCCTGGTGCAATACCATCCGGACGACACGATCGACAACCGCCTGGAGCAGGAGGCGCAGTTGCTGGCGCTGTATCAGGCGGTACAGGTCAGCGGTCATGAGCTGCTGCTGGAGGTGATTCCGCCGGGGAACCTGCCGCAGATGTCCGACACGGTGCTGCGCGCGCTCACGCGGCTGTATGACCTCGGCATCTGCCCGGATTGGTGGAAGCTTGAGCAACCTGCGGCGCAAGCCTGGCCGGCCATCGACGCGCTAATTTCCGGGCGTGACCCATATTGCCGTGGCGTGGTGCTGCTCGGGCTTAACGTTCCCGTCGACAGGCTACGCGAAGGATTCAGGGCGGCTCGTGCGTCAACGACCTGCCGCGGCTTCGCCGTCGGCCGCACCATTTTCTACGAGGCGAGCCGCAAGTGGTTTGCCGGCGAGTTGGACGACGCAGGCCTGAAGCGCGAGACCGCCGCGATCTTCGTTACCCTGGTCGATGCATGGCGTGAAGAAACCGGGAGGAGAGCGTGA
- the iolD gene encoding 3D-(3,5/4)-trihydroxycyclohexane-1,2-dione acylhydrolase (decyclizing), whose translation MPTIRLTMAQALVKYLAAQRIEIDGERVPLVNGCFAIFGHGNVAGIGEALYECRDSFPTYRAHNEQGMAHAAIAYAKAHFRRRLMAVTTSIGPGATNLVTAAALAHVNRLPVLLLPGDVFVSRAPDPVLQQVESDADGSLSANDCFKPVSRYFDRIVRPEQLLAALPKAIAILTDPAQCGPVTLALPQDVQTEAYDYPTGFFEESLIRIRVQPAARDELIDAAQAIRQAKRPIVISGGGVLYARATEALRTFAETFGVPVCETQAGKSALPWDHPLQVGPVGVTGSAAANELAREADLVVAVGTRLQDFTTGSHSLFPQAKLLSINVNGLDAIKQRGQALVADARWSLVALTGTLSGEPVDDGPDDALISGRKGARDIAGGWRADTRWTQRARQLAHAWRETVHAVTSPRELPRGKLPYDAEVIGAVQRSADSTGEDIVVCAAGTLPAELHKLWRTGFPGGYHMEYGYSCMGYEVAGGLGVKMARPDKEVIVMVGDGSYLMMNSELATSVMLGQKLIVVILDNRGYGCINRLQQNCGGAPFNNMLKDCLTGSQGLPDIDFARHAQSLGAIAERVPNIAGLEEALVRARAADRSYVVVINTDDTRTTAEGGCWWEVAVPEVSERPQVKAAREAYEAALRVPRS comes from the coding sequence ATGCCCACTATTCGTCTCACCATGGCGCAAGCGCTGGTGAAATACCTCGCGGCCCAGCGTATCGAGATTGATGGCGAACGCGTACCGCTCGTCAACGGCTGCTTTGCCATCTTCGGCCATGGCAACGTCGCCGGCATCGGCGAAGCGCTTTACGAGTGCCGTGACAGCTTTCCCACCTACCGGGCGCATAACGAGCAGGGTATGGCACACGCAGCCATTGCCTACGCCAAGGCGCACTTCCGCCGCCGGCTGATGGCGGTCACCACCAGCATCGGCCCGGGTGCCACCAATCTGGTGACTGCAGCCGCCCTCGCGCATGTGAACCGCCTGCCGGTGCTGCTGTTGCCGGGCGACGTGTTTGTTTCGCGCGCCCCTGACCCGGTGCTACAACAGGTGGAGAGCGATGCCGACGGCAGCCTCTCCGCCAACGACTGCTTCAAGCCGGTATCGCGCTATTTCGACCGCATCGTGCGCCCCGAACAACTGCTTGCCGCATTGCCGAAGGCGATCGCTATTCTCACCGACCCGGCGCAATGCGGCCCTGTGACGCTGGCTTTACCGCAGGATGTGCAGACCGAAGCCTACGACTACCCGACCGGGTTTTTCGAAGAATCGCTCATCCGCATCCGTGTGCAGCCCGCCGCGCGCGATGAGCTGATTGATGCCGCGCAGGCAATCCGCCAGGCGAAGCGCCCGATCGTCATCTCCGGCGGCGGTGTGCTGTACGCTCGCGCCACCGAGGCGCTACGCACCTTCGCCGAAACTTTTGGCGTGCCCGTGTGCGAGACGCAGGCCGGCAAGAGCGCCTTGCCATGGGACCATCCCCTGCAAGTCGGTCCGGTTGGTGTAACAGGTTCGGCGGCCGCCAACGAACTCGCCAGGGAGGCCGACCTGGTGGTGGCAGTGGGTACCCGCTTGCAGGACTTCACCACCGGCTCGCACAGCCTGTTCCCGCAGGCGAAGCTGTTGAGTATCAATGTGAACGGGCTGGATGCGATCAAGCAGCGCGGCCAGGCACTCGTTGCTGACGCGCGTTGGAGCCTCGTCGCGCTCACTGGCACGCTCTCCGGGGAACCCGTTGACGATGGACCCGACGACGCGCTCATCTCAGGGCGGAAGGGCGCACGGGACATTGCCGGAGGCTGGCGCGCGGACACCCGGTGGACGCAGCGTGCGCGGCAACTCGCGCACGCCTGGCGTGAGACGGTCCATGCGGTGACTTCACCACGTGAGCTGCCGCGAGGCAAGCTGCCCTACGACGCGGAAGTCATCGGCGCGGTGCAGCGCTCGGCCGATTCGACGGGGGAAGACATCGTGGTATGCGCGGCCGGTACGTTGCCTGCGGAGCTGCACAAGCTGTGGCGTACCGGGTTCCCTGGCGGCTATCACATGGAGTATGGCTACTCCTGCATGGGCTACGAAGTGGCTGGGGGGCTGGGCGTGAAAATGGCTCGTCCGGACAAGGAGGTGATCGTGATGGTGGGTGATGGCTCCTACCTGATGATGAACTCCGAGCTGGCGACCAGCGTAATGCTTGGGCAGAAACTGATCGTTGTGATCCTGGACAACCGGGGCTATGGATGCATCAACCGCTTGCAGCAGAACTGCGGAGGTGCGCCGTTCAACAACATGCTGAAAGACTGCCTGACCGGCTCGCAGGGACTGCCGGACATCGACTTTGCGAGGCACGCGCAATCGCTAGGCGCGATTGCTGAACGCGTACCGAACATCGCGGGGCTGGAAGAAGCGCTGGTGCGTGCCCGGGCGGCCGACCGCAGCTACGTGGTGGTGATCAACACCGACGACACACGCACGACCGCCGAAGGAGGTTGCTGGTGGGAAGTCGCAGTGCCGGAAGTGTCTGAGCGGCCACAGGTGAAGGCCGCACGCGAAGCGTACGAAGCGGCGCTGCGGGTGCCGCGTAGCTAA
- the iolB gene encoding 5-deoxy-glucuronate isomerase — protein MNLLVKGARNRRDLITVTPASAGWRHVGFEVKRLTPGETISLCEPDREICLVVLSGVVSVTAGEQQWNEIGMRTSVFDEHAPYAVYIPPRLQGEVIAHGAVELAICTAPAEGKLPARLIEPSSIKRSVRGVAANARYIADILPATEAAESLLVVEVRTPQSHSSSYPPHKHDTDAVPQESVLEETYYHRINPPQGFVFQRVYTDDRSLDVSMAVEDGDAVLVPRGYHPVVVPYGYESYYLNVMAGPTRQWCFKNDPAHEWLISGGPEQPDTRATSPRYVE, from the coding sequence ATGAACTTACTGGTTAAAGGCGCGAGGAATCGGCGCGACCTGATCACCGTCACTCCGGCGTCGGCCGGTTGGCGGCACGTGGGATTCGAGGTGAAGAGGTTGACCCCAGGCGAGACGATTTCGCTGTGTGAGCCCGATCGGGAGATCTGCCTGGTGGTGCTTTCCGGCGTTGTGTCAGTCACTGCTGGTGAGCAGCAATGGAATGAGATCGGCATGCGCACCAGTGTGTTCGACGAGCATGCGCCCTACGCGGTCTATATTCCGCCGCGGCTGCAGGGCGAGGTAATCGCGCACGGCGCAGTGGAACTGGCGATCTGTACTGCTCCGGCTGAAGGCAAGCTGCCGGCGCGCCTGATCGAACCGTCCTCCATCAAGCGTTCGGTGCGCGGGGTGGCGGCCAACGCCCGCTATATCGCTGACATCCTGCCGGCGACCGAAGCGGCTGAGTCATTGCTGGTGGTGGAAGTGCGCACTCCGCAGAGTCACAGTTCCAGCTACCCACCACACAAGCATGACACCGACGCGGTCCCGCAGGAAAGCGTACTGGAAGAGACCTACTACCACCGCATCAACCCGCCGCAGGGCTTCGTGTTCCAGCGGGTCTACACCGACGACCGCAGCCTGGACGTGAGCATGGCTGTGGAAGACGGCGATGCGGTATTGGTCCCGCGCGGCTACCACCCGGTGGTGGTGCCGTATGGATACGAGAGCTACTACCTCAACGTGATGGCAGGCCCAACCCGACAATGGTGCTTCAAGAACGACCCGGCGCACGAATGGCTGATCAGCGGAGGGCCGGAACAGCCTGATACGCGGGCAACTTCGCCGCGTTACGTCGAGTGA
- a CDS encoding MurR/RpiR family transcriptional regulator: MTQDRLFQWIAADYSSLSRQLQAIARYLEQNRGQMMLARINDVAAACDVHPSAVVRFAKRFGLSGFAALKAMFKEQFRIQGQSDANSSGITPASLRPASRVVAASRASLLDLDMRFDEDGFQNAVGLLSRAERVYLLGLDGSLPVASYLASALQRTARQVVLVTELGGVHRNLMRSASSQDTIVAISRAPYGSDTEICVLEAHRRGACVVALVDSRLSPLASLAAASLVVRETKAFPFAITSTLCVCEALVAALASVTLADGSAFDKPRPADMVIS; the protein is encoded by the coding sequence TTGACACAGGATCGGCTGTTTCAGTGGATCGCCGCCGACTATTCGTCTTTAAGCCGGCAATTGCAGGCCATTGCGCGCTACCTGGAGCAAAATCGCGGCCAGATGATGCTGGCCCGGATTAATGACGTAGCCGCGGCCTGTGATGTACACCCTTCTGCCGTGGTTCGATTTGCCAAGCGGTTCGGGTTATCAGGTTTTGCCGCGCTCAAGGCGATGTTCAAGGAGCAGTTCCGCATTCAGGGGCAAAGTGACGCCAATTCGTCAGGCATCACGCCAGCCAGCCTTCGACCGGCCTCCAGGGTGGTAGCGGCCAGCCGCGCTTCGCTACTGGACCTGGACATGCGTTTCGACGAGGACGGGTTTCAGAATGCAGTTGGCCTTCTGAGCCGTGCTGAGCGCGTCTACCTTCTGGGCCTTGATGGCAGCCTGCCTGTCGCAAGTTACCTGGCATCCGCGCTTCAACGGACAGCTAGACAGGTTGTCCTCGTTACAGAACTGGGGGGGGTGCACCGGAACCTTATGCGCTCAGCAAGCTCGCAGGACACTATCGTGGCAATCAGTCGCGCGCCCTATGGGTCGGACACTGAAATCTGCGTTCTTGAAGCCCACAGAAGGGGCGCGTGCGTAGTGGCCCTGGTCGACAGCCGTCTTTCGCCACTGGCTTCACTTGCCGCTGCATCACTTGTTGTCAGGGAGACAAAGGCCTTTCCATTCGCGATCACCAGTACGCTTTGTGTCTGCGAGGCTTTGGTGGCCGCACTGGCCAGCGTAACCCTGGCTGACGGATCAGCATTCGACAAACCTCGTCCTGCAGACATGGTTATCAGCTGA